In Erigeron canadensis isolate Cc75 chromosome 7, C_canadensis_v1, whole genome shotgun sequence, one DNA window encodes the following:
- the LOC122608189 gene encoding uncharacterized protein LOC122608189, translating into MEGGSPDQESVVSGTRKSSISSGGRVREAFLNRFTDSQILTSNLEEWFQTLAESSFDFDVPFELIDLQKFDYALEGVSFQQLIRMPSATYASPSGTIEATAFFALEDFLHASVKGLWEAFWNQDEPMPLNIASLYDANLKFYQAEKAIANGKLGGLCATAVLVNNPRHPHGKWTDILNLALLRPGIESLANEGEVTIPSLVLLGEALFYGVRILLSRSLRKSKNPAVLNSVFVILADCQYGGVVKVEGDMTRMEFDINNVYECVAEWIQNHSRVSVTPFDRIWNKLGNANWGDIGALQVLFATFHTMVQHVGMPKNSIEDLAADHSSRLQTRRNERQLGEMEIGTNGNGLFKLQQRSISPEIVEVQEESVDIEPQKSIKLEVGSVLLVEDTNWQKSYQIVEVLSDGEMPYYIASLIEDPGKSLFLYVGSHPSQLEPAWEDMNLWYQVQRQTKVFSVMKQNGLSSKYLPQLTMSGKVIHPGPCRKPGAGQNCDNPLCGTPILVTSPVGKTVADMIRLGQFGSDEAIRCCHDCLSALSTAGTAGIRHGDIRPENIICVTSSMTHQPYFVLVGWGHAILEERDRPVMNLHFSSTYALQEGKLCSASDAESLVYLLYFSSGGELPELDSVEGALEWRDTFWSKRLIQQLLGDISAVLKAFADYVDSLCGTPYPMDYEIWLRRLKRHLNDNGKEINTSS; encoded by the exons atggaAG GTGGGTCACCAGACCAGGAATCAGTAGTGTCAGGGACGAGAAAGTCAAGTATCTCTTCAGGTGGCAGGGTTCGGGAGGCCTTCCTCAATAGATTTACAGACAGTCAAATCTTGACTTCAAATCTAGAAGAGTGGTTCCAGACTTTAGCAGAAAGTTCATTTGACTTTGATGTACCTTTCGAGCTAATAGATCTCCAAAAATTTGATTATGCATTAGAAGGCGTTTCTTTTCAGCAGCTAATTCGGATGCCCAGTGCCACTTATGCATCACCATCTGGCACCATTGAAGCTACTGCTTTTTTTGCATTAGAAGATTTTCTACATGCAAGTGTAAAAGGCTTATGGGAGGCATTTTGGAACCAAGATGAACCCATGCCTTTAAACATCGCTTCTCTTTATGATGCCAATTTAAAATTCTATCAAGCTGAGAAAGCCATTGCTAATGGAAAACTTGGAGGCCTATGCGCCACAGCGGTGTTGGTCAATAACCCGAGACACCCACATGGTAAATGGACCGATATTCTCAATCTAGCACTTTTAAGGCCTGGGATTGAAAGTCTGGCAAATGAAGGTGAAGTTACAATTCCATCCTTAGTGCTTTTAGGGGAAGCCCTGTTTTATGGTGTACGTATACTATTATCGAGAAGCCTAAGGAAATCAAAAAATCCCGCCGTTTTAAATTCAGTTTTTGTGATCCTAGCTGATTGTCAATATGGCGGTGTTGTAAAAGTTGAAGGAGATATGACTAGAATGGAATTTGACATTAACAACGTATATGAGTGTGTTGCTGAATGGATTCAAAATCATTCACGAGTTTCAGTTACTCCTTTTGATAGGATCTGGAACAAGCTTGGGAATGCCAATTGGGGGGATATTGGTGCTTTACAGGTACTTTTCGCAACCTTCCATACAATGGTACAACATGTTGGAATGCCCAAGAACTCGATTGAAGATTTAGCTGCTGATCACAGCTCTCGTCTTCAGACAAGGAGAAATGAGAGGCAGTTGGGTGAAATGGAAATCGGAACAAATGGAAACGGTTTATTTAAACTCCAACAACGCAGTATTTCACCAGAAATTGTTGAAGTACAAGAAGAATCTGTAGATATCGAGCCTCAAAAATCAATTAAACTGGAAGTAGGATCTGTTCTACTGGTGGAGGACACAAATTGGCAAAAAAGTTATCAGATCGTTGAAGTTTTAAGTGATGGCGAAATGCCGTATTACATTGCTTCGTTGATTGAGGATCCAGGAAAGTCTCTTTTTCTATATGTCGGTTCACATCCATCTCAGCTCGAACCAGCATGGGAAGATATGAATTTATGGTATCAAGTCCAGAGACAAACGAAAGTATTTTCCGTTATGAAACAAAACGGTTTATCCAGCAAGTATTTACCACAACTGACAATGTCAGGTAAGGTAATTCATCCTGGGCCTTGCCGAAAGCCTGGAGCGGGTCAAAATTGTGACAACCCGTTGTGTGGGACCCCGATTCTGGTCACGAGCCCAGTTGGCAAAACAGTAGCGGACATGATTCGACTGGGTCAGTTCGGATCAGATGAGGCCATTAGATGTTGTCATGATTGCTTATCCGCGCTTTCAACTGCTGGCACTGCCGGTATTCGGCATGGCGATATTAGACCTGAAAACATTATATGTGTGACATCCAGTATGACCCATCAGCCATACTTTGTCTTAGTTGGGTGGGGTCATGCCATTTTAGAGGAACGGGACAGACCAGTTATGAATCTTCATTTTTCATCCACATACGCCCTACAAGAAGGAAAATTATGTTCAGCATCCGATGCCGAAAGTCTGGtttatttgctttatttttCATCTGGTGGTGAATTACCCGAATTGGATTCTGTTGAAGGGGCGTTGGAGTGGAGAGATACGTTTTGGTCAAAAAGGTTAATCCAGCAGCTACTTGGAGACATATCTGCAGTTTTAAAAGCATTTGCTGATTATGTTGATAGTCTATGTGGAACACCGTATCCCATGgattatgaaatctggctgagaAGATTAAAGAGACATCTTAATGACAACGGAAAGGAGATAAACACATCGAGTTAA
- the LOC122607987 gene encoding zeatin O-glucosyltransferase-like, whose translation MGNHYEGQTQLPDTELVVVMIPFLVHSHVHQLFHLSKLISAYNIPVHFLSTANQLDQFHSRTGPAVSNSLIHFIELPTDPKFANCVDIQGLLETTLHLRNPVADYVQSLSTRSRSVAVVHEHLMSYVVQDVKAISNAETYMFHPLSAFDTFWRFWEMFGRPFEIDDSELLNRLPSIQGTFPPELMDFVKLQSRYMDFHVGELFGTSRVVEGEYVNYFERQEMNNRNVKIWAVGPFIDVDNDKVASVTISENRHECLRWLDLQPPNSVIYVSFGTIIANFSDKQIEELAIGLERSQQRFIWVVRSGDIVDKHSTNPNTTDLPIGFEERVQGRGLIVRGWAPQIEILGHSATGGFLSHCGWNSSLESLWMGVPIATWPMHSDQPKNAFLITDVLKTGLPVLDWARRDELVTRVVVEDVIRRLMNSADGDEIRKKAGELGEATRNSMVDGGISRKEIESFVAYMKRTI comes from the coding sequence atgggTAACCACTACGAAGGCCAAACACAGTTGCCGGATACTGAATTGGTGGTGGTAATGATTCCGTTTCTTGTACACTCTCATGTACACCAACTCTTTCACCTATCTAAGCTTATATCCGCCTACAATATCCCGGTCCATTTCTTAAGTACCGCTAACCAATTGGACCAATTCCATTCTCGAACCGGTCCTGCGGTTTCCAATAGTCTCATTCACTTTATTGAATTACCAACTGATCCTAAATTCGCTAATTGTGTAGACATACAAGGCTTGTTAGAAACAACTCTTCATTTACGTAACCCAGTTGCGGATTACGTGCAGTCTCTTTCGACTCGTTCACGAAGCGTAGCAGTTGTACATGAACATCTAATGTCTTATGTTGTACAAGACGTGAAGGCAATTTCAAATGCCGAGACTTATATGTTTCATCCACTCTCGGCTTTTGATACTTTTTGGAGATTTTGGGAGATGTTCGGTAGACCGTTTGAAATAGATGACTCTGAATTGCTAAACCGGCTCCCTTCTATTCAAGGGACCTTTCCGCCCGAGTTGATGGATTTTGTGAAGCTTCAGTCTCGGTATATGGATTTTCACGTTGGTGAGTTATTCGGCACATCAAGAGTTGTTGAAGGGGAATATGTAAATTATTTTGAAAGACAAGAGATGAATAATAGAAATGTTAAGATTTGGGCAGTTGGGCCGTTTATTGATGTTGATAATGATAAAGTAGCATCTGTGACGATTTCAGAAAATCGTCACGAATGTTTGAGGTGGCTGGACTTGCAGCCACCTAATTCTGTCATATATGTGTCCTTTGGGACCATAATAGCTAATTTTAGTGACAAACAAATTGAAGAGTTAGCTATTGGGCTTGAAAGAAGTCAACAGAGATTTATTTGGGTGGTACGATCCGGGGACATAGTGGATAAGCATTCCACGAATCCTAATACAACGGATTTGCCAATAGGGTTTGAAGAACGCGTGCAAGGGCGTGGATTGATCGTGCGGGGATGGGCTCCACAAATTGAAATTTTAGGACATTCAGCAACAGGTGGGTTTCTGAGTCATTGTGGATGGAATTCGAGTTTGGAGAGTCTATGGATGGGGGTGCCAATCGCTACTTGGCCAATGCATTCTGATCAACCAAAAAATGCATTCCTCATCACTGATGTTCTTAAAACTGGATTGCCAGTGTTGGATTGGGCACGTAGAGACGAGTTGGTGACACGTGTGGTGGTGGAAGATGTTATCAGGAGACTAATGAATTCGGCTGACGGAGATGAGATAAGGAAAAAGGCCGGGGAATTAGGTGAAGCCACTCGTAATTCAATGGTCGACGGTGGTATATCTCGTAAGGAGATTGAGTCGTTTGTTGCATACATGAAGAGAACCATATAG
- the LOC122608155 gene encoding cytochrome P450 CYP72A219-like yields METTTFYVVLGIATILLLYIWRILNWLWFKPKQMEKSLREQGLKGSPYKFMFGDMKEMVQMTAEAMSKPMGLTHDIVPRVLPFYHKYLATYGNNCFTWIGIKPLVHICEPNMIREVLTNYSKFQKPRGGNPLTKLLAKGLAHAEADQWVKHRKILNPAFHAEKLKHMVPTFYMSCCAMMEKWRELVVTSGSSCEVDVWPYIQEFSADVISRTAFGSSFKEGRIIFELQRELTELIKKAAYSLYIPGSRYFPTKNNERMKQIDKKVKVIIRSIINKRVVAMKAGEASKNDLLGTLLDSNYKEINHQGNRNFGLSIDEVIEECKLFYFTGQETTGNMIVWTLILLSQNTDWQTKAREEVLNVFGDNIPDLDGLSNLKLINIILNEALRLYPPGIIIRRMVHEETKLGNLTLPAGTLVQVNSLILHHDKDTWGKDANEFKPERFSDGVSKATKGKASYLPFSGGPRVCIGQNYAMLEAKMALSMILKRFSFELSPSYSHAPTVILTLQPQFGAHLIIRKI; encoded by the exons ATGGAAACAACTACTTTTTATGTTGTTCTTGGAATAGCGACAATCTTGTTGCTATACATATGGAGAATTTTGAACTGGTTATGGTTCAAACCAAAACAGATGGAGAAGTCTCTAAGAGAGCAAGGCCTTAAAGGTAGCCCTTATAAGTTCATGTTCGGAGACATGAAAGAAATGGTGCAGATGACGGCCGAAGCCATGTCTAAACCCATGGGTCTAACTCACGATATCGTTCCACGAGTCCTGCCATTTTACCATAAATACCTCGCAACATATG GTAATAATTGCTTTACATGGATTGGGATAAAACCATTAGTACACATATGTGAACCAAATATGATACGAGAAGTATTGACCAATTATAGTAAGTTTCAAAAGCCAAGGGGAGGTAATCCATTAACAAAGTTGCTAGCAAAAGGATTAGCTCACGCCGAGGCAGATCAATGGGTTAAACATAGAAAAATTTTGAATCCCGCATTTCATGCCGAGAAGCTCAAG CATATGGTACCTACATTTTATATGAGTTGTTGTGCAATGATGGAAAAATGGAGAGAGCTAGTGGTGACTTCAGGGAGCTCATGTGAAGTGGATGTGTGGCCTTATATTCAAGAATTTTCTGCTGATGTAATTTCACGTACAGCGTTTGGCAGTAGTTTCAAAGAAGGAAGAATAATATTTGAACTTCAAAGAGAACTAACTGAGTTAATTAAGAAAGCTGCTTATTCACTTTATATTCCAGGATCAag ATATTTTCCAACCAAAAACAATGAGAGGATGAAGCAGATTGACAAGAAAGTGAAAGTTATAATAAGGAGCATTATCAATAAGCGAGTTGTCGCGATGAAGGCTGGGGAAGCTAGCAAGAATGACCTTCTTGGCACACTTTTAGATTCCAATTACAAAGAAATCAACCATCAAGGGAATAGAAATTTTGGATTAAGTATAGATGAAGTCATTGAAGAATGCAAACTCTTCTACTTTACAGGGCAAGAGACAACAGGAAATATGATTGTTTGGACTTTGATTTTGTTAAGTCAAAACACTGATTGGCAAACAAAGGCTAGAGAAGAGGTTTTAAATGTGTTTGGCGATAACATCCCAGATCTTGATGGCTTGAGTAATCTAAAACTA ATCAACATAATCTTGAATGAGGCTCTTAGGTTATATCCTCCAGGGATAATAATAAGGAGGATGGTACATGAAGAAACCAAGTTAGGTAACTTAACATTACCGGCAGGAACCCTTGTCCAAGTAAATTCATTGATTTTACACCATGACAAAGATACATGGGGTAAAGATGCGAACGAGTTTAAGCCTGAAAGGTTTTCTGATGGAGTTTCAAAAGCGACTAAGGGAAAAGCTTCGTATCTCCCATTTAGTGGCGGACCACGTGTATGCATTGGCCAGAATTATGCTATGTTGGAAGCAAAAATGGCTCTTTCAATGATTCTAAAACGTTTTTCATTTGAGCTATCTCCATCATACTCACATGCTCCGACTGTTATACTTACTCTACAACCTCAGTTTGGCGCACACTTGATTATACGGAAAATTTAG